The window GCTAACAAGAACTGAGGGGATTATTCCCGCACTTGAATCAGCACATGCAATAGCTGAAGCAATGAAAATTGCAAAGAAGAGTAAAAAATCAGAATCAATAGTAGTTACACTTTCTGGAAGAGGAGACAAAGATGTTGAAGAAGTACAAAATTATCTGAATAAACATGGCAAGAATTAAAGAAAAATTTGCAGCATTGTCTGCAAAGAATGAAAAAGCACTGATAGCATACATTATGGTGGGATACCCAAACGAAGCTGCAACCATGGCGTCAGTTAGAGGATTAATTCAAGGAGGAGCAGACATTATAGAATTAGGATTTCCATTTTCAGATCCACTAGCAGATGGACCCATCATTCAAAATGCAAGTACGATATCTCTTCAAAATGGAGCCAAAATCAGCAAATTTTTTGAGATTGTAAAGAAGATCAGAAAAGAAACAGATATTCCATTAATACTAATGACATATACCAATATTTTGTATCATAAAGGATATCAAAAATTTATCATTGAGGCTAAAAATGCAGGAATTGACGGATTGATTCTTCCTGACATGTCAATTGAGGAATCAAAAGAATATCTGGCAGCCACCAAAAATAAGATAGATACAATATTTTTGATATCACCAAACACGACAAAAACAAGAATTGAAAAAATTGCAAAATTATCTTCAGGATTCTTGTACCTAGTTGCAGTGTATGGAACTACGGGTGTAAAAACTGGAATTAAAAATTATACTCTTAAGGCCATTAAAGAAGTCAAAAAGATCACCAAAGAAAAGATTCCAGTAGGAGTAGGGTTTGGTGTTTCGACACCCGAAGATGTAAAAAAATACATCAGGACAGGAGCTGACGCAGTAATTGTAGGAAGTGCATTTTTAAAATTAATTGAGAAGATCCCACAAAATAAACTAGAGTCATACATTTCAAAATTTACAATGAGTCTAAAAAAAGAAACTAAGACATAGAGATCAGATCTATGTAAGCTAAAGATGAGACATTTAGTATGTACAAATCATCCTCAATCTTTATTATCTTGTATTAGAATCGAGCATTTCGGAGGCAATTGTCTTGGATAAAAAGAAAAAATAATCTCAAAACAACTCATCTAACATAATGTTAAAACTATCAATCAATCCAAATCTATGACATCACAATCAAGATAATCTCTTTTTTATTTTCTAAACTCTTTTTATTCTAAATAAGTCAAAATTTGTATTAATAACGAATCTTTCCACATTTCCTACAAGATAAAGTTCCATTAGAGGCATACTCATGACTACAAGGTTCAGGTTCAACCATCATGAATAAAATTCAAAAAAATGGTAATATTATCAAAGAACAATGTAAACATTGAGTGTTCATTCAAAATCATTTTACATTGAATGTATTGTGATACGCTTTAAATTATCAAAAATGAGTTACAGATATCGAGTTTAAATATTCAAGTAAAACTGTAAAGATTATGAAACTGTTCCGCAATAAGAAAAACGACTGCATTCAATGTGATGCAAAGTTTGACAATCATGAGGACCTAGTAAAACATGTCAGACATGAACATCATAAGACTATTGTTAAATGCCAACACTGTGGCAAAGAATTCATTCATGAAAAAGATAGACTACACCATGCAAGAGAGGAGCACAAACATGCCCTAGAAGAACGTTCACGAAAAAACTCTCATCCTGAAGAGTATAAAACCCAAAGCAGAGTAGATGCATTTAGGGCAAGATTTAGCGATAAATTATAAGTCGTCAAAGAATAGTGGTCTGTATTCTTAACATCTTTGGGGGGAATTCAATCTCTGTTAAAGACCACTACCTAGATGTGCTCGTACAATATTAGGCATTGTTGAATAAAAAATAGATGCTAAAAAGTTCAAACATACGTTAAAAAAAATAAAAAATCTCATACACATGTTAGATCACATGTTAGATCGCATCTTAGAGATATGGATCAACTGATTTTGTAATTAAAGCAGCAAAACATACAAAAACTAGATACTTGTTTTCTTGATGTGCAGACTAAATTTATTTTTGTTACAGGCGGGGTAATGTCAGGACTTGGTAAAGGGGTAACAACATCATCTATTGCAAAATTATTACAGTTAGCTGATCAAAAAGTATCATGCGTCAAAATAGATCCTTATTTGAATTATGATGCAGGAACAATGAATCCAGTAGCTCATGGAGAAGTCTTTGTCACTGAAGATGGTGGAGAATGTGACATGGACATTGGAAATTATGAGAGATTCCTAAATCAAAATATCCCAAAAAGTCACAACATTACTACAGCTCAAGTTTATTCTACAGTAATTGAAGCAGAAAGAAAAGGAGAGTACTTAGGAGCATGTGTTCAAATAATTCCCCATATTACAGATGAAATCAAAAATAGAATTAGAAAGATTGCAAAGGAAGAAAAACTTGATTTTTTGATTGTAGAATGTGGAGGCACAGTAGGAGATATTGAATCACTTCCATTTTTGGAAGCTTTAAGACAGATGAGAGTAGAAGAAGGACCACAAAATGTAATTTTTGTTCATGTAACACTTGCACCATCACTAGACGTAGTAGGAGAGCAGAAAACTAAACCAACACAACATAGTGCACAAGAATTAAGAAGAATTGGTATTCAGCCAGATTTTTTGGCAGTAAGATGCAGTACACCATTAGAAGAAAGTACAAAGAAAAAAATTGCATTATTCACTAATGTCACAGCAAACGATGTATTATCATGTCATGATGTAAAATCAATTTTTCAAGTACCACAGATATTGTATGACCAAGGAATAATGGATTCATTATTTACAAAATTTGGAAAAGTTGGCATGGTGAACGCCTCCGCAAATTGGGATAAGTGGAACACCATTGCCGAATCAATGATTAACCATGAAGATCAAAAAGTAAGAATTGCAATGGTTGGAAAATATGTCACATTAGCAGACAGTTATGTTAGTGTTAACCATGCACTAAAACATGCAGGCGCTAAACTAGGAAAATCCATCATAATAGATTGGATAGATTCGGAATCAATTTCAGATTACAGTATTTTATCAAAATATGATGGAATATTAGTTCCAGGAGGATTTGGAGTTAGAGGAGCTGAGGGAATTATAAAGACTGCAAATTATGCAAGAGAGAAAAACATTCCATATCTTGGAATATGTTTTGGTTTTCAATTAGCAGCAATTGCATTTGGAAGAAATGTTTTGAAGTTAGATGATGTAAATTCTACTGAGATTAAACCTGAGACTAAAAATCCAGTAGTAGATTTACTTCCAGAACAAAAAACAATATCAGATATGGGTGGCTCATTAAGACTAGGAGCAAACGATATTGAAATTAAACCAAATACAATATCGCATAAAATTTACAATGCAGAAAGAATTAGCAAAAGACATAGACACAGATATGAAATAAACAAAAAATACATTCCAGAGTTTGAGAAAAATGGGTTAATTTTTTCTGCAGAAAGTGATAATGGTAAAAGGATGGAAATGCTAGAGATACCATCTCATAAATTCTACATCGGAGTTCAATTTCATCCAGAATTTAACAGTAGGCCGGGTTACCCCGAACAAGTTTTTGAAGCATTTGTTAAGGCTTCATCCCAAAAACAATAATCAGATATTAAAAATAAACATTCATTCAATTTTTGATATTTCATAGATTTTTTGACGAGCATCTCTAATTGAGACTTTCTTTTTTACATACCCTTTTTTGAGCAAATGGCTAAGAGCTAATCGTACAGTTCTGTCGGGAAGTAAAGTCTTGTTTGCAAGATCTTTTTGTGTTAATGCGCCTTCATACTCCAAGGTTTTTAGCAATAATTTTGAGCTCGGAGGCATGCTAAGGAGTTCTTCAGCTAGATGTACTTTCTTGGCAAGTGCAGAAATTGCAGTGGAATTTTTTTTGAGTCTAATTATTTTTGCAGGGGGTAAAAACTGAGTACACTCAACAGTGTTAGTTACTTTGTATCTATCCAATCCATCAAGAACAACTTCACAGTGTAGTCGAGCTGAAATATCACTGATTTGGATAGAGCTTGTATTAGATACGATAATTGGTCTTCGTGTAATATCTAAAGAGTTTACAGAAATTATTTCAAAAACTCCAGAATCAGGAAACAACATAGGGCCACCCGCAGACATTGAATATGCAGATGAGCCAATTGGTGTGGACACAATAATCCCGTCACTATTATCGTGCCATACTTCTTCGTCATTAACTCGCAAAGTATGCTCCATTAGCATAGCACTTCGTGATGAGAATACGGCAACGTCGTTTAATACAGGATAAACATTCTTTCCGTCAATCTTTACTCCGATTCTTGGGACTTCTTCAACGGTGTAGTTTTGTTTTTTTAAGATTTTAACATGAGAAGAAAACTCTCTAAGATCTATCTGAGCTAAAAACCCACTCGCTTCACCTTCACTTATTCCTAAAACAGGAGTTGTAGAATCAAATGATCTATGAAAATAATTTCTAACACCTTTATCGCCACCTAATACTAAAATACAATCAACTGGCTTAGATCTAGATTTTGAAGTGAGTACAAATGATTCAATTTCAGCATCATCTAAAATTTTTTTTATTGTTATTGCTGCAGATGCTGTTGTACCAGAACCATAGATTCCTATTTGCACAATGAAATGAAACTAGGAGTACAATAAAAGGATAAACACTAAAAATAACTATATCACCAAATTCTTAGATTCAATTTCATAACTTAACAATCTAATCAGTTTTTTCAAAAAAAACACACAAGAAAATATACCCATAATCAACATAAGATAATTGATTATGAGCAATCATAGATTGATCATAAGTTGAAAAATGGGACTGTCATCGGAATTCTTTAAGATACCGGTCTTAAGTCTTATTTTTCGTTGTATTTCATTTTATAAAATATCTACCAAAGTTACTATATGGATCTATATTTTACCAGATTATAAAAATAAGAAGCATTTGTTTCAATTGCATTTTTTGGTGGAATTTTTAACAGACCTACTTGTTTTGAGTCAAGTGCAGCCTGTGCAGAACCTCCTGCAAAACATAATGCCCAAAGAAAATCCCTTTCTTTTAACATGGTACAACAAAACGTTGCACAGAAAATATCTCCCAGTCCGGTTGTATCATAAACTTCTTTGTTAGGTAATGTTAAAGAATAAATCTTGTCCTTAACTAATAAAGAAACATCAGTTTTGTTTGTCATGATTACATGTTCTATACCTTTTTTTTGTAATGCCGTCATCATCTCATCATGATTACCATCAACTAACATTTGTGATTCTTCTGGATTTACTTTGATTGCATTTACCCCAGATAAATCAAGTTCAGTTTTTTTTAAAATGACATTATCATTAGAATCAACTTGTCTTAAAAATCCCTGAGGATCAACTAGTGTAAAACTAGAGTCTTTCTTTATTTTAGAAAATATTTCATTTGAAATTTCATGAAAAATTGGTGTCACTAACGACCCGTCTGCATTGATTGATGTAAATTCTAAAGGAACACATTGGTTCAGTAATTTCAGAGTTCTATCAGAGCCAGTAATATCAATAGCAAAACGTGTAGTTAGTTTATCAGATAAGGAATTTTCAAAATTTATTTTATTTTGAGTGAGATATTGCTGTGGAAAATCTTTACCAAATTTTGTGTACAAATCCACATCGAATTTAAGTTGTCTAGCAGTCAATCCACCATAGCATGCAGCACCTCCAATCTGTTCGTGTGTTATGCCATCAATAGTAATTGAATCTATTGCACAATGAGAAAATAATGCTAATTTCATCAATCAAGGTTTCAATTAGTATAGATTTAGTTTTTTGCATTATATTTTTCAAAACAGTCCTGACATAGAATATTCCCTTTTGATATAACTAATTCCATATTTGACCTACAGCAAGCATGACATAGCCCACGCATAATTATCAAAGAATTGGATCTAGGATTAAAATATGATGATTTGAAGATAAAAATAGTTTTCAGCACAGAATAATCAGAACATAAAATCTTTTAATTTTTAGAATATTATTCAGAGAATTTTTGCCATAACCTTACAATTTTGTCTTCAATCTTAATGTGGTCTAATTTGTAAGATAGTTCACCATCTCGATAAGTAATGATTACTTCATAGATCCAATTTTTGTAATAACTTTCATTTAGACCCTCAAGTGTTCGTATCACTTTAGTTTTTTTATTAATTTCAAATCATCTAACTTTTTTACTTTTCTATATGCCGTAGATAGAGGAATGTTTAGAGTGTCAGAAATTTGTTGAATGTTAAGTTCAGATTTAGAAAGTAATGCAAGTATTGACCTGCTCTGTTCGTCAGTTATTGTGTCGAGAATGTCATGTACATCGTCCATTTCAGCTTCGTTTCACCGCAAGTATCAAAACAACAAAACCCAAAATTTCAATGGTTTCTGTTAAAACTTCACCAAAAATACCTTGTTCAAGAAATTCCATATAGTCACCAATAATTGTATCACCAATAACAATTAGTGAAAACCCAATAGCAAGTAATGCCATTGGTGGGTATTTTGTTTTCTTAAATGCCTTGATTGCCAAATACACAAGTACCAAACCTGCAATCAAATGTACTATTAGTATTGCATAATGAAGTTCTTCGACCATATCTAAATCCAATCAATGTAGATTTAATTAATATCTTCCATTCTCATTTTTTGAAAATGGGCGACATCTATTAAATTAGATTTTACATATGCAAATTATGAAATCAAAAACATTGAGATCAGCTATGTTCTCAATGTTGTTTTTGATGCTAGTTACAGGAGCTTTGTATCTCTTTGTAGCTACTCAAGAAATTGCAGATGCAAGTCAAGAATTCAACGACAATGTTGGTAAAACGCAAGAATTCCCAAATGGTGCATTTATTGAAACTGCGTTTTTTGCTGCCGTAGGTGCTGCATACATTCCAATAGGAGTATGGGCAATAATCTCTAGACACACAAGTAAAATACCATATATTTTGGCAATAGGAGGTTCAATGTCTTTGATAATTCTTTATGTGTTATCAAGAACTGTAGACATTCCACTTGTGGGGCAACAAAATGATGTGGGGTTTATCGACATCCTAAGTAAAGGTCTTCAAGCAGGAATCATAGCTGTTTCAACATACATAATAGTCTCAATTAGAAGAGATAAGAAACTTAGCCTATTAGCATAGGCTAGTTTTTATTTTTTTATTTAAATTCATTTCTTTAGGAATACTAAATCTTTAAAATAATTTTGTAGGTGTTTTATAATTTAAAAAAATATCAAAAACTAGAAAAAATAATTATTTTTAATCATGTTATAGTCATCCATAAATTATACTTAAATGGGCAGTCATCATGGAATCAACCCAACATGAAATTAGACGAATTTTTGGGTTTTTGTTTATTTGTGTAGCAATTGCAGTAACTATTGCTTCAGTTGCAAGTGAGATTATTTTTTTAAATAATTCACCTAGTTTTATCTATGGAATTGTATGGTTTGGAACATTTGGAATTGTTTTTGGTTTATATTTTTTGAGTTTTAAAAAAAAGATTGCACTAATTCGAACTCGAATGAAAAATAGTTTGACGTGGCCAACATATATCAAAATCATAAATGGTAGTTGTTGGGCATTACCATTTGCACTAATAGGTGTATTTCCACAATATTTTCAGTATTTGATTTTACTAGGTATAGGGTTGGGAAATTTTTCAACATATATTTTCATGAAAAATTTGAGTGGTCAAAATAACAAAGAACAGGCATTAGTAGGAATAATTGCATTATTTGCAATCCCCATTGCCATCGAGATTGATACGTCGTTATTTGTATCACACCAGGATATTGCTATTTTGTTATCCAGAATATTGATAGCGATTGCATATGCTATTGGGGGGGCATATGCCATTTTTGCAAAGATAAAACCATAGCAAAAACCAAACCTAGGTTTCAATAAGATCGATATTTTCAACACAGGCAGAAACAGGAAACCATACAAGAATATAAGGAGGCAGATTTGATTGATTTCATGCCACTTAAACGTGCAAGTAGAGGACGTACAAAAGGAGGAAAGGGATCCTCTGGAACAGTTCAATGCGTTAACTGTGGTTGTACTGTACCAAAAGATAAGGCAAAGAAAGTTACAGGCAGAATTAACCTAGTTGAACATACATTGGCAAAAGAGCTACGTGCACAAGGAGCATACATTGCATCACCTACAGTTTTGAAATGGTATTGTATTTCATGTGCAATTCATTTTAAGATTTTAAAAATTAGATCAGAAGACAGTAGAAGACAACGTGGAAAACTCCGATAGAAGTTTTACTATTTTAAAAAATATAATTTTTACCTAGCTCAGATCGTGAAACAGTGAATCATTTTGTATTACAATCAATGCTCTATTATTCCTCATTGCTAGGCAATTTAATGAGTTGTTTTAATATAAAAAAATGTTAGTTAATTGAAACTTTAATTGTATAACATAAATCATCGAGATGTAATACTGGCTAGTCAGTTTTTTCTTTAATGTTTTTAGCAGTCACAATCATTCGTTGAACCAATGTAATTCCGGCAATTATCACCACGATGATTACTGCGGGTTCCATATATCCAATAATTCCAATAATTGCAATTACCAATAATCTCTCAGCTCTTTCTCCAATACCAACTCCTTGGAGTTTGATGTTTAATGCATCTGATTTTGCCCTTGCATAACTTACCAATAAAGACAAAGTTATTGCAAGTAATACAAGATAAGGTTCAGCATATCCACCAATTAATAATCCTAGAAAGATTGCAACTTCAGATATTTTATCAAACATCGAATCAAGATAGGAACCTTTTTGAGATGTTTTACCAGTGACTCTTGCTACTTGTCCATCAACCATATCAAAAAACCCAGAAACCAGTAACAACACACCACCTATGATTAATCCAAATTCAATACTTAGTCCATATACAAAGGCAGATGCTAAAGCGAATGCAAGCCCAATGGCTGTCCAGAAGTTAGGGGAAAGACCGGTTGACGCAAATATTTTTCCAATCTTTTCAAGTGTTGGTTTGAGTATTTCTCTTAGATTATTTAGCATTAGATTTCCCAAGAGTTTTTGTTTTTAGTATACTTGTGTATGTAGATTTAAGAGATTGTGAATAAGTCAAATGAAGAAGCAACTCAATGATAATTTAATCGAGATAAATTCATAGCAATCAGAGTAGACATGATTTTTGCTGCAATAGATGCAGTAGCACCATTATCGTATTGAGGGTTTAGTTCCACAATATCAACACCCGTTACATTTTTGTTTTCAAGTGAATAAATTAGATCAAATAGTTCACGAGATGTCATACCTGCAGCTTCAGGATTTCCAACTCCTGGTGCATATGCAGGATCTAAAACATCCAGATCAAAACTAGTATACATGGAATTAAAAGAAGATGAAAAATCTTTTAGCATTTGAGGGCCTTTCCCTTCTCTGACTTGTCTGTCAGTAATTGTCTTGATGTTATGCTCTTTAAGGAATTCAAGTTCTTCTTTTACAAATGCACGCGCACCAACATGTAAGATGTTATCAGCTCCTCTCTGCTCTACGATTCTTCTTAGATATGCAGCATGACTTAGCTTTGTATTTGCAAACTCATCGCGCAAGTCATAATGTGCATCAAATACAACATAACCAGTTTCTTTTGGAAAACTCATGTAAGTACCAAATGTTAGAGAGTGTTCACCACCTAAAATGAATAGTTGTCTTTTCTTTGCAACAAGCTCTTTTGTAATTTTTCCCACCATGTCAATCATTTCACTTGCTACAACTGTATGAGTGGTATTTCCTAAATCCTCAATGTTTACAGATTCCAAATCCATACCAAATTGAGGATGAAATATCTCAATATTGTTAAAAGCATCACGGATTACATCAGGACCAAATCTACATCCTGGTTTGTAGGAATGTGTAGAATCAAATGGAATTCCAAATACAGTTGCCACAGGCTCAGAATCACTGGATGATGCAGTGATCATTGGATTTCTATTCATGTATAAGTCTAGAAAACTCATGTTACACCATCAGTTGAGGTCTATGGGATAAATATTTTGGAAGATTAAGGCCAGTGAATGGTTTTTCTTTTGTTTGTTCATTAATTTCATTAATAAAATTATCAAATGTCAATTCTCTAACATTTCCTGTTTGTCTATCTCTAATACTTAGATTTTCCGAATTTGCTTCTTTTTCCCCGATTACAAGAGTGTAACGAATCCAGTCTTTTTCTGCATCCCGGATTCTTTTCCCTATACTCTCATTTCTATCATCAATGTCAACACGAATATTAAAAGAGGATAATTTGTCGACCAGAGTGTCACAAATGGAAGAAAATTCTTCTTTCAAGGGAATTACTCTAACTTGAGTAGGGGCAAGCCAAAGTGGAAATTGGGGTTTTCTTCCTTCTTTGATGTCTTGTGCTGCTTTTTCAAGCAAGACATAAACAATTCTTTCAATTGCTCCACTTGGGGAATTGTGTAAAATTATAGGATGCTTACGAACGTTATGCTCATCTACAAATTCAATTCCATAACGATTTCCATTTTCAACATCAATTTGATCAGTAGAAAGTGCTGATGCTTTTCCCATACTATCAACAAAATTAAATTCCCATTTCAAAACAAAATAAAAGAATTTTTCCTTCCACATTTCCACTAGAACTGGCCTACCGTGTTTTTTTACTAGTTCTTCAATTGAAGATTTATTTTCGTTATAGAAATCTTCAGTAAATCGAATCGCCATTTCATAATCAGAATCCACAATACCTAATTCTTTTAGGACGTTACGCGATAAATCAAATCTAACTTTGATTTCTTTAATAGATTGTTCAATATCTTTGCAAAAAGCATGGCAATCAGGCATAGTAAATGCTCGCAATCGTCGCAACCCAACTAATTCACCGGATTGTTCACGTCTAAAACTATAACGAGTTAATTCGTATAATTTGTAAGGCAAATTTTTGTATGACAATTGATATTCATTTGCCATAAGAAATTGTCCAAAGCATGCAGCAAATCTCAAAAATAATTTTTTACCTTCAGAATCAATATTGTATTGTCTAGCAGGAAATCGATTGAAGTAACTAACCATACTAGGATGATGTGAATCATACATAATTGGAGTTTCAACTTCATATCCGCCATATTCTTTGACTCTATCAGTAACATAT is drawn from Candidatus Nitrosarchaeum limnium SFB1 and contains these coding sequences:
- a CDS encoding tryptophan synthase, alpha subunit; amino-acid sequence: MARIKEKFAALSAKNEKALIAYIMVGYPNEAATMASVRGLIQGGADIIELGFPFSDPLADGPIIQNASTISLQNGAKISKFFEIVKKIRKETDIPLILMTYTNILYHKGYQKFIIEAKNAGIDGLILPDMSIEESKEYLAATKNKIDTIFLISPNTTKTRIEKIAKLSSGFLYLVAVYGTTGVKTGIKNYTLKAIKEVKKITKEKIPVGVGFGVSTPEDVKKYIRTGADAVIVGSAFLKLIEKIPQNKLESYISKFTMSLKKETKT
- a CDS encoding CTP synthetase; its protein translation is MSGLGKGVTTSSIAKLLQLADQKVSCVKIDPYLNYDAGTMNPVAHGEVFVTEDGGECDMDIGNYERFLNQNIPKSHNITTAQVYSTVIEAERKGEYLGACVQIIPHITDEIKNRIRKIAKEEKLDFLIVECGGTVGDIESLPFLEALRQMRVEEGPQNVIFVHVTLAPSLDVVGEQKTKPTQHSAQELRRIGIQPDFLAVRCSTPLEESTKKKIALFTNVTANDVLSCHDVKSIFQVPQILYDQGIMDSLFTKFGKVGMVNASANWDKWNTIAESMINHEDQKVRIAMVGKYVTLADSYVSVNHALKHAGAKLGKSIIIDWIDSESISDYSILSKYDGILVPGGFGVRGAEGIIKTANYAREKNIPYLGICFGFQLAAIAFGRNVLKLDDVNSTEIKPETKNPVVDLLPEQKTISDMGGSLRLGANDIEIKPNTISHKIYNAERISKRHRHRYEINKKYIPEFEKNGLIFSAESDNGKRMEMLEIPSHKFYIGVQFHPEFNSRPGYPEQVFEAFVKASSQKQ
- a CDS encoding NAD(+) kinase, producing MQIGIYGSGTTASAAITIKKILDDAEIESFVLTSKSRSKPVDCILVLGGDKGVRNYFHRSFDSTTPVLGISEGEASGFLAQIDLREFSSHVKILKKQNYTVEEVPRIGVKIDGKNVYPVLNDVAVFSSRSAMLMEHTLRVNDEEVWHDNSDGIIVSTPIGSSAYSMSAGGPMLFPDSGVFEIISVNSLDITRRPIIVSNTSSIQISDISARLHCEVVLDGLDRYKVTNTVECTQFLPPAKIIRLKKNSTAISALAKKVHLAEELLSMPPSSKLLLKTLEYEGALTQKDLANKTLLPDRTVRLALSHLLKKGYVKKKVSIRDARQKIYEISKIE
- a CDS encoding ribokinase-like domain-containing protein, giving the protein MKLALFSHCAIDSITIDGITHEQIGGAACYGGLTARQLKFDVDLYTKFGKDFPQQYLTQNKINFENSLSDKLTTRFAIDITGSDRTLKLLNQCVPLEFTSINADGSLVTPIFHEISNEIFSKIKKDSSFTLVDPQGFLRQVDSNDNVILKKTELDLSGVNAIKVNPEESQMLVDGNHDEMMTALQKKGIEHVIMTNKTDVSLLVKDKIYSLTLPNKEVYDTTGLGDIFCATFCCTMLKERDFLWALCFAGGSAQAALDSKQVGLLKIPPKNAIETNASYFYNLVKYRSI
- a CDS encoding 30S ribosomal protein S26e; the encoded protein is MPLKRASRGRTKGGKGSSGTVQCVNCGCTVPKDKAKKVTGRINLVEHTLAKELRAQGAYIASPTVLKWYCISCAIHFKILKIRSEDSRRQRGKLR
- a CDS encoding CDP-alcohol phosphatidyltransferase — protein: MLNNLREILKPTLEKIGKIFASTGLSPNFWTAIGLAFALASAFVYGLSIEFGLIIGGVLLLVSGFFDMVDGQVARVTGKTSQKGSYLDSMFDKISEVAIFLGLLIGGYAEPYLVLLAITLSLLVSYARAKSDALNIKLQGVGIGERAERLLVIAIIGIIGYMEPAVIIVVIIAGITLVQRMIVTAKNIKEKTD
- a CDS encoding putative agmatinase — its product is MSFLDLYMNRNPMITASSSDSEPVATVFGIPFDSTHSYKPGCRFGPDVIRDAFNNIEIFHPQFGMDLESVNIEDLGNTTHTVVASEMIDMVGKITKELVAKKRQLFILGGEHSLTFGTYMSFPKETGYVVFDAHYDLRDEFANTKLSHAAYLRRIVEQRGADNILHVGARAFVKEELEFLKEHNIKTITDRQVREGKGPQMLKDFSSSFNSMYTSFDLDVLDPAYAPGVGNPEAAGMTSRELFDLIYSLENKNVTGVDIVELNPQYDNGATASIAAKIMSTLIAMNLSRLNYH
- a CDS encoding threonyl-tRNA synthetase, which gives rise to MRILQLHCDSIEYTPTKKEIKSAEEIVPETKRLEEVVVAFVAIENGDDSSVAQNAISQIKNSMTKIGCKKLLLYPYAHLSSNLASPSTALSLLKEMESSASELEVSHSPFGWTKSYKIQVKGHPLAETSKVVTKESTGEKIQGEEKEMTSEALKGESKITSYWKILSPDGTLSNIGDFDFTKYPKLEILAKYESAKKRAVDEPPPHVALMKKMGIADYEPASDSGNMRFFPNGRLIKSLIERYVTDRVKEYGGYEVETPIMYDSHHPSMVSYFNRFPARQYNIDSEGKKLFLRFAACFGQFLMANEYQLSYKNLPYKLYELTRYSFRREQSGELVGLRRLRAFTMPDCHAFCKDIEQSIKEIKVRFDLSRNVLKELGIVDSDYEMAIRFTEDFYNENKSSIEELVKKHGRPVLVEMWKEKFFYFVLKWEFNFVDSMGKASALSTDQIDVENGNRYGIEFVDEHNVRKHPIILHNSPSGAIERIVYVLLEKAAQDIKEGRKPQFPLWLAPTQVRVIPLKEEFSSICDTLVDKLSSFNIRVDIDDRNESIGKRIRDAEKDWIRYTLVIGEKEANSENLSIRDRQTGNVRELTFDNFINEINEQTKEKPFTGLNLPKYLSHRPQLMV